Within the Candidatus Woesearchaeota archaeon genome, the region AGCAGTTATTCGCATCTACATAAAGCATATTCTTATTTTGAAAAACGATTCTGTTTAGAACCTGTTTTTGAAGGCAAAACAGTTCCTTGTGTTGAATCTGAGAAGATAAATACAACGAACATTTTAAATCAATTACCTTTTTTAAAGAGTCAAGTTTTACGAGACTTACCTTTATTTCTTATTCCTCATCCACCAACCATTTATGAAATAAATAATAATTATTTTGAAAATAGTTTAGCAACACCTCATTTTGATATTTTAAAAGCTGTAACTTCATTAACTGAAATTAATTCTTGTTTGGATTATGAAAATAATTATGATTATATGTTTAATTATTCAATAGATTTAGTTGATTCTTTAGAAGCATTTTCAGATAATTTTTTGGCCTTTGATTATGCGATAAAAATACAACAAATTCAAGGAAACGCACCCATTGGTATCTATTATTTAAAAAAAGATTCTATTGATATTGCAAAAATTACAAAACATTTCCTTTAATTTCCAAACGTCTTTAAACAGCAACCAGTTCTTTTTAACACCTAATTGTGGTTATTATGATAGAACACATAAAAATAGTCGGAACAAATCATATCTCAGAGCAGTCTATACAAGAGATAAAAAAATTTTTTTTAGACTTTCAACCAGATATTATAGCAGTTGAACTTGATAAACAACGATTACACTCGTTGCTTCATCCCGAGCAAGAAGGAAAATTAGGATTGTCTGCTATTCGTCAATTTGGTGTACGAGGAACGCTTTTTCTTCTCATAGGACGCTATGTTCAGCGAAAACTTGGAAAAATTGTTCATATGAAACCAGGAAGTGAAATGCTTTTTGCAGCGAACTTAGCTCGTAACAATAATTTATTGTTGGCACTTATTGATAGACCAATTAACATTACCATAAAGCGATTATTTAAAAAACTCACTTGGAAAGAAAAATTTCGATTTTGTGGAGATATTATTTTTTCACCATTTAAGAAACAACGAGTAAAAATAAATCTCTCTGCAGTTCCCGGAGAAGACATGATTTCACAACTTCTAGAACCCGTTAAGCGACGATATCCAACATTATATGTTGTTTTAGTTGCTGAGCGAGATGTTTATATGGCGCGCCAAATAGCTATTTTGGCAAAAAAACACCCTACTAAAAAAATATTGTGTGTTGTTGGTGCAGGACATGCTCAAGGTATGCAAAAAGAAATTCCTTTACATTTACACCGAATAGAAATTGTCTAAAAAATTTAAGCAGCGCTTAAACCGCTTTCCATAAGAAATAAAAGGGGAGGGGTATTTAAATAGTATTTTTTTATTTGTTGTTTTAACCGTTCTTGTCCGTATAAAATATTGTTCCACAGGAAACAACCCACTCCGCCTTTTATAAAGTTTTGTTTTTAAAGGGTTTATAAATGAAAAAAGAAGGATTTATAAATAAGTTTGTAACTAGATACTTTAAAAAGAGGCGAAGAACAAAGCGCCAACCTCATAAGTGGCGCGCCGAAAAATTTGTTGGGGGAAAACATTATGTCTCTAGAAGAACTTAAAAAAGGATTGGATGTGCGTATTGTTAACATCGTTGTTTCTACCAGTCTTGATCATGACATTCCTCTGGAAAAGATGGCGGCAACGCTATCAAATACCGAATATAATCCAGAGCAATTTCCAGGACTAGTAATAAGGATAAAAGAACCAAAAACATCAGCATTAATTTTTAGCTCAGGAAATGTGGTTTGTACCGGAGCAAAAAGTTTAGATGAAGTGAGAAAATCTCTAGATAAAATTAAAGAGACTTTAACTAAGATTAATATTACCATTACCATTACTCCAGAAATACACATACAAAATATGGTTGCGTCAGGTTCTATAGGTATGGATTTAAACCTAAATACGCTGGCTATGAAACTGGATAATACAGAATATGAACCAGAACAGTTCCCTGGTTTGGTCTTTAAACTTAACGAAGCAAAAGCAACATTTCTCTTATTTAGTAATGGGAAAATTGTTTGCACAGGAACCAAATCAGAAGAAGAAGTTTACAAAGCAGTGCATATGCTTATAGATGTCCTTAAAAATCTTACTTAAGATTTTTAAGACTCAAAGTAAAGGTCTTGTTCATGCTTAAAAAACTTAAAGTAACACTAACTTAAAAACTTTAAAAAAAGCTCTGGACAACTGGGGGCAAGACATAAAAACTTGTTTTCATTTTCTTTTTTTACCTTTTTAAAACATATGAGTTAGAGGGTGTACTCTTATGAAAGTCGTCACAACAAAAACAACAGATATTACAGAACAAGTCAAGCTTTTGCAAGATTTTTTCGAAATGCATTACTATGATGACTTAGTGTATGCTCTGCAAAAAGGAAGACAAAATATTATTGTTGATTTTCACCAACTTGCGATGTTTAACATCGATTTAGCTCAAGAACTTCTTGATAATCCTTTAGACATGTTTAAAACAGCCCAGCTCGCTTTGGAGAAATTAAACCTTCAAGGAGATATGACTAAATTCTTTGTACGATTTTTTAATTTACCAGCATCACAACACATCAATATTCGAGAAATTAGAAGCAACCACATTGGAAAGCTCGTAGAATTTACTGCCGTTGTTCGACAAAAAACAGATGTTAGACCACAAGCAACCACTGCAAAATTTGAATGTCCGTCCTGTGGGAACATTATGAATATTGTACAAACAGAACAAAAATTTCGGGAACCGCCAGGATGTGGCTGCGGAAGAAAAAATGGTTTTCACTTAATGGAAAAAGAACTTGTTGATGTGCAAAAACTTGTACTTGAAGAAGCAACAGACGAACTTGATGGTGGAGAGCAACCAAAGCGATTTAATCTACTATTACGACACGACCTAGTAAGTCCTATTAGTGAAAAAAAAACGAATCCAGGAAGCAAGATATTGGTTGTGGGGGTTGTAAATGAAATTCCTATTTCTTCTCAGCAAGGTGTTAAAACGGTTGATTTCGATTTGATGCTTGAAGGAAATTATATAGAGCCTGTGCAAGAAGAATTTTCTTCATTATCTATTTCTCCAGAACAAGAAAAAGAAATAATTGAATTTTCAAAATCAGAAAATCCTTTTAAACGGATAGTAAAAAGTTTAGCACCAACTATTTATGGTCATGAACGAATTAAAGAAGCACTTATACTGCAATTGTTAGGAGGAGTTATGAAACCACGAAGTGATGGGGTTAAAACAAGAGGAGATATACACATACTTCTCATTGGAGATCCTGGAGCTGCAAAAAGTCAGCTATTAAAACGAGTCACCGTTATTGCTCCTAAATCCCGGTTTGTTTCCGGAAAGGGAGCGAGTGGCGCAGGATTAACAGCTGCAGTTGTGCGTGATGAATTTCTTCGAGGATGGGCTTTAGAAGCAGGAGCGCTTGTTTTAGCAAATCAAGGAATAGCATGTATTGATGAGCTAGATAAAATGAGTGATGATGATCGAAGTGCGATGCATGAAGCACTTGAACAACAGACCATAACCATTAGTAAAGCAAACATTCAAGCAACTCTTCGTAGTGAGACAACAGTGCTCGCGGCAGCAAATCCTAAGTTTGGACGATTCAATCCCTTCGATGATTTAGGAAAACAAATTAATTTACCACCCGCATTGATTAGTCGATTTGATTTATTATTTCCTATTCGAGATGTTCCAGATAAAGATAAGGATGAACGTATTGCAAGTTTTATTTTAAAATTACATCAAGATATTACTTTAGCAGACAATGTTGAATTATCCACTAATTTTATTAAACTTTATATTGCGTATGCAAAAAGGAAAATTAAACCAAAACTTTCTAACGAAGCACTTGAAGAAATAAGGACCTATTATGTTAAACTACGAAGCAGCGGCTCAGAAGGCGAAGGAGGAATAAAATCTGTACCTATAACCGCACGTCAACTTGAAGCGCTTGTTCGACTTACTGAGGCGAGTGCAAAAACAAGGCTCTCGGGCGTTGCAACCGTTGATGATGCAAAAAAAGCAATTGAGCTTTTACATTATACTCTTAGCCAGATAGGAATGGATCCAGATACTGGTCGAATCGATATTGATAGAATAACAACGGGTGTTACTTCTAGTCAACGAAATCACATTGTTGTAGTACGTGAAGCAATTAACAAACTAGCAAACGAATTCAAACAAATACCAGAAGAAGAAATTATTAAATATTGCGAATCAAAAGGTTTAGAAGAAACAAAAATAGAGGAAGTGCTTCAAAAGCTCAACAGAACAGGAGACATTTTTCAACCAAAAAGAGGATTTTATTCAAAAGGATGATGCCAACTATGAAATATATTTATATCCAAATAATAAGTTTAATGAGGGCACTACATGAGTGAAAATAAACAATCACCACAGCAGTTTCCTCAGCGACAAACAGCAAAGATTTGCAGTATTAATGATTTATTTACGGGAGAATATGTTGTACAAGAAGGGTGGAAGCCAAATTATGTGAAAACGATAAATCCTGAACGTTTTATTTCACGAGTAAATATTATTGGATTTATTGTAGATAAACCAACACCATATCAATTTTTGTTAGATGATGGAACAGGAACAATAACTGTTATAGATTTTTCTCAAAGTCAAAAAACCACCGACTTAAAAGTTGGCGAGCCAGTTCTTATTATTGGTAGACCGCGACAAACAGAAGGGGGTATTTTTTTAGCATTAGAAATAGGGACGAGCAATCAACTCAAAGAACACCCAGAATGGATACCTTACCGAAAACAAGAGCTTGCTAGTATTGGTGGTGATGAGTTATCAGAAGATATTACTTTGCAAGAACCTGATGAAGTGCAAGCCAGCCAACCAGCAGATGTTGAAGAGCAAGCAGTTTTTCAAACACCAACAGAAATAACGGGAGATATGGTGTTTGATTTTGTTAAAGATCAGGATGAAGGTGAAGGTTGCGATATAGATTTTGTTGTTAAAAAATTCGGTCAAGAAGCGGATGATATTATTCTCACACTTATCAGTATGGGAGAACTTTACGAAGCAAAACCAGGAAAACTAAAAATTCTCGAGTGAATTTTTTTTTAATTAAATATTTAGTTAAATAATAAAGGGGTTACCCAAACTTCTAAAACTCCTGCAAGAAACATAAGCCCAATAGCAATGAGCAGCAAGTCTGCAGCATCAAGAACAATGTGCTCAAATTTTCTTCCTTCAAAATCGTGACGAATAACTGCAATAGAAATGATTCCTCCAGCAAGACCTGCAACAAAATAACTTAATATTTCAGGAATTCCATGAATAACATAACGAAATAAACCAAGGGAAACGGCATATAGATACCCTCCCATTTGGTCTAATCCAACTGCGCTTGCAACACTTGCTAAATTTGTTCGTACGATATTACCGATGGCAGTACCAATAATTGATGCATTCCATGTCAAAATA harbors:
- a CDS encoding minichromosome maintenance protein MCM — encoded protein: MKVVTTKTTDITEQVKLLQDFFEMHYYDDLVYALQKGRQNIIVDFHQLAMFNIDLAQELLDNPLDMFKTAQLALEKLNLQGDMTKFFVRFFNLPASQHINIREIRSNHIGKLVEFTAVVRQKTDVRPQATTAKFECPSCGNIMNIVQTEQKFREPPGCGCGRKNGFHLMEKELVDVQKLVLEEATDELDGGEQPKRFNLLLRHDLVSPISEKKTNPGSKILVVGVVNEIPISSQQGVKTVDFDLMLEGNYIEPVQEEFSSLSISPEQEKEIIEFSKSENPFKRIVKSLAPTIYGHERIKEALILQLLGGVMKPRSDGVKTRGDIHILLIGDPGAAKSQLLKRVTVIAPKSRFVSGKGASGAGLTAAVVRDEFLRGWALEAGALVLANQGIACIDELDKMSDDDRSAMHEALEQQTITISKANIQATLRSETTVLAAANPKFGRFNPFDDLGKQINLPPALISRFDLLFPIRDVPDKDKDERIASFILKLHQDITLADNVELSTNFIKLYIAYAKRKIKPKLSNEALEEIRTYYVKLRSSGSEGEGGIKSVPITARQLEALVRLTEASAKTRLSGVATVDDAKKAIELLHYTLSQIGMDPDTGRIDIDRITTGVTSSQRNHIVVVREAINKLANEFKQIPEEEIIKYCESKGLEETKIEEVLQKLNRTGDIFQPKRGFYSKG
- a CDS encoding TATA-box-binding protein translates to MSLEELKKGLDVRIVNIVVSTSLDHDIPLEKMAATLSNTEYNPEQFPGLVIRIKEPKTSALIFSSGNVVCTGAKSLDEVRKSLDKIKETLTKINITITITPEIHIQNMVASGSIGMDLNLNTLAMKLDNTEYEPEQFPGLVFKLNEAKATFLLFSNGKIVCTGTKSEEEVYKAVHMLIDVLKNLT
- a CDS encoding TraB/GumN family protein — encoded protein: MVIMIEHIKIVGTNHISEQSIQEIKKFFLDFQPDIIAVELDKQRLHSLLHPEQEGKLGLSAIRQFGVRGTLFLLIGRYVQRKLGKIVHMKPGSEMLFAANLARNNNLLLALIDRPINITIKRLFKKLTWKEKFRFCGDIIFSPFKKQRVKINLSAVPGEDMISQLLEPVKRRYPTLYVVLVAERDVYMARQIAILAKKHPTKKILCVVGAGHAQGMQKEIPLHLHRIEIV